In a single window of the Rhizobium tropici CIAT 899 genome:
- a CDS encoding ABC transporter substrate-binding protein: MNKHESVAKSMSAPALHLKGRPRLRVLGTAISLLEELRLRAQDDLGIDVIFDNNDFLTTQYKAAREPETYDIYDQCFHNLDIVWHWRAIQPVDTQRIVLWYEVNDLTKTGHIGPNPRLGLGDVPAKKLFVQPNLALGDTPSRFISMLPTTHNFDSFAYRTDLAPNGVGMHSWGALFDERWAGRVALVDEPAIGIFDAALAAQAAGLMSFDDIGNMSIQEIDQLIDLLEQRKKAGFFRDFWKTAEDAARLMIAGETSVQSMWSPGIGILNSKGVPVEQAVPAEGYRAWHGGLCLSKQLSGRLLDVAYDYLNWWISGWPGAVVARQGYYISTPQRSRQFMTQAEWDYWYEGAAATEDLPGPDGQLRIRKGSVRSGGSYWQRANCIAVWNTTMDEHNYLVRRWMQLVG; this comes from the coding sequence ATGAACAAGCATGAATCCGTCGCCAAAAGCATGTCCGCTCCCGCCTTGCATCTGAAGGGACGGCCGCGCCTGCGCGTTCTCGGCACTGCGATCTCGCTGCTGGAGGAATTGCGCCTGCGCGCGCAGGACGATCTCGGCATCGACGTCATCTTCGACAATAACGACTTCCTGACGACTCAATACAAGGCGGCCCGCGAGCCGGAGACCTACGATATCTACGACCAGTGCTTCCACAATCTCGATATCGTCTGGCATTGGCGTGCGATCCAGCCTGTGGACACCCAGCGCATTGTGCTCTGGTATGAGGTCAACGATCTGACGAAGACCGGCCACATCGGCCCCAATCCGCGATTGGGGCTCGGCGACGTGCCGGCGAAGAAGCTCTTCGTGCAGCCGAACCTCGCCTTGGGCGATACGCCATCGCGCTTCATCTCCATGCTGCCGACGACGCATAATTTCGACAGCTTCGCCTATCGGACCGATCTGGCGCCCAATGGTGTCGGCATGCATTCCTGGGGCGCGCTCTTCGACGAACGCTGGGCGGGCAGGGTGGCGCTGGTCGATGAGCCCGCCATCGGCATTTTCGATGCGGCGCTCGCGGCACAGGCCGCTGGCCTCATGTCCTTCGACGATATCGGCAATATGTCCATTCAGGAGATCGACCAGCTGATCGATCTCCTGGAGCAGCGCAAGAAGGCTGGCTTCTTCCGGGATTTCTGGAAAACTGCCGAGGATGCGGCCCGGCTGATGATCGCCGGCGAGACCAGCGTCCAGAGCATGTGGTCGCCCGGAATCGGCATCCTGAATTCGAAGGGCGTGCCGGTCGAGCAGGCCGTCCCCGCCGAAGGCTATCGCGCTTGGCATGGTGGTCTGTGTCTTTCGAAACAGTTGAGCGGCCGCCTCCTCGACGTTGCCTACGACTATCTGAACTGGTGGATATCGGGATGGCCGGGTGCCGTGGTCGCGCGGCAGGGCTATTACATTTCGACACCGCAGCGTTCGCGGCAGTTCATGACCCAGGCCGAATGGGACTACTGGTATGAAGGCGCGGCGGCCACCGAAGACTTGCCCGGCCCGGATGGCCAGCTGCGGATCAGGAAAGGATCGGTGCGCAGCGGCGGATCCTATTGGCAGCGCGCCAATTGCATTGCCGTCTGGAATACGACAATGGATGAGCACAATTATCTCGTGCGCCGCTGGATGCAGCTGGTCGGCTGA
- a CDS encoding CobW family GTP-binding protein, with amino-acid sequence MSVEASGFLPINLLTGFLGSGKTTLLKRILADPAFADTAVLINEFGEIGLDHDLVESVDGEMVLLRSGCVCCTVRDDLATALKELYSRRERGLLPPFRRVIIESTGLADPFPVLSTIKADPVLRHHFCAGNVITTVDTVNGLRQLDTYIESNRQVAVADRLIVTKADLEADSKGDSLRARLRTLNPDAPILTAADPNLDLSSLVAVQSDVSPSGSLSQSGFYCEEPVRLVSSDGVPHQAAISSISLSIDRPVDWTAFGLWLTMLLNRHGERVLRVKGILNLNGEERPVAVHGVQHLVHTPVHMDGWPSEDRSSRLVFILDGLDGALLKRSFEAFTLAHMPVVASCQIAAAR; translated from the coding sequence ATGTCGGTTGAAGCAAGCGGCTTCCTGCCGATCAATCTTCTGACCGGCTTTCTCGGCTCCGGCAAGACGACGCTGCTCAAGCGCATCCTTGCGGACCCGGCCTTTGCCGATACCGCCGTACTCATCAACGAATTCGGCGAGATCGGGCTGGACCATGATCTCGTCGAAAGCGTCGATGGCGAGATGGTGCTGCTGCGTTCGGGATGCGTCTGTTGCACGGTGCGAGACGACCTTGCCACAGCACTCAAGGAACTTTATTCCCGCCGCGAGCGCGGGCTCTTGCCGCCATTCCGGCGCGTCATCATTGAAAGCACGGGTCTTGCCGATCCCTTTCCAGTCCTGTCGACGATCAAGGCCGATCCGGTGCTCAGGCATCATTTCTGCGCCGGCAACGTCATTACGACTGTCGATACGGTGAACGGGCTGCGCCAGCTCGACACCTATATCGAATCCAACCGGCAGGTAGCGGTCGCGGATCGTTTGATCGTGACCAAGGCCGATCTTGAAGCCGACAGCAAGGGAGATTCCCTTCGAGCTCGCCTTCGAACGCTCAATCCCGATGCTCCAATCCTGACAGCGGCCGATCCGAATCTCGATCTCTCCTCCCTTGTTGCCGTCCAAAGCGACGTCTCGCCAAGCGGCAGCCTGTCGCAGAGCGGCTTTTACTGCGAGGAGCCGGTAAGGCTTGTCTCATCGGATGGCGTGCCGCATCAGGCCGCCATTTCCTCGATTTCTCTCAGTATCGACAGGCCCGTCGACTGGACCGCTTTCGGGCTCTGGCTGACCATGCTGCTCAATCGGCATGGGGAGCGCGTGCTGCGGGTAAAAGGTATTCTCAATCTCAATGGAGAGGAGCGCCCGGTCGCTGTTCATGGGGTTCAGCATCTGGTTCATACGCCGGTGCATATGGATGGATGGCCCTCGGAAGACCGCAGCTCGCGACTGGTCTTCATCCTGGACGGGCTCGATGGCGCGCTATTGAAACGCTCCTTCGAAGCCTTCACACTGGCGCATATGCCCGTCGTTGCATCTTGTCAGATCGCAGCGGCGCGGTGA
- a CDS encoding polysaccharide deacetylase family protein has product MAKEILCSFGVDVDAVAGWLGSYGGEDSPDDISRGLFAGEVGSLRLVKLFERFGIKTTWFIPGHSIETFPEQMQAVADAGHEIGIHGYSHENPIAMTREQETEILDKCIELVTKLSRKRPTGYVAPWWEFSNVTNELLLERGIKYDHSLMHNDFTPYYVRVGDSWTKIDYSRKPSDWMVPLKRGQETDLIEIPASWYLDDLPPMMFIKKSPNSHGFVNPHHIEQMWRDQFDWVYREMDYAVFPITIHPDVAGRPQVLMMLERLYAHMIKHPGVKFVTMNEIADDFAARFPRKK; this is encoded by the coding sequence ATGGCAAAGGAAATCTTGTGCAGTTTTGGCGTCGACGTCGATGCCGTCGCCGGCTGGCTCGGCTCTTACGGCGGTGAGGATTCGCCCGATGATATCTCGAGAGGCCTTTTTGCCGGCGAGGTCGGCAGCCTGCGGCTGGTGAAGCTCTTCGAACGCTTCGGCATCAAGACGACATGGTTCATTCCCGGTCACTCGATCGAAACCTTTCCCGAGCAGATGCAGGCGGTGGCCGATGCCGGCCACGAAATCGGCATCCATGGCTACAGCCATGAAAATCCGATCGCCATGACGCGCGAGCAGGAGACGGAAATCCTCGACAAGTGCATCGAGCTGGTCACCAAGCTTTCCAGGAAGCGCCCGACCGGCTATGTCGCACCGTGGTGGGAGTTCTCCAACGTGACGAACGAGCTGCTTCTGGAGCGCGGCATCAAGTACGATCACTCGCTGATGCACAATGACTTCACGCCATATTATGTGCGTGTCGGCGACAGCTGGACCAAGATCGACTATTCGCGCAAGCCGTCGGACTGGATGGTGCCGCTGAAGCGCGGCCAGGAGACCGATCTGATCGAAATCCCGGCATCCTGGTATCTCGATGACTTGCCGCCGATGATGTTCATCAAGAAATCTCCGAACAGCCATGGCTTCGTCAACCCTCATCACATCGAGCAGATGTGGCGCGACCAGTTCGACTGGGTCTATCGCGAGATGGATTACGCTGTCTTCCCGATCACCATCCATCCCGACGTCGCCGGCCGGCCGCAGGTGTTGATGATGCTGGAGCGGCTCTACGCGCATATGATCAAGCATCCAGGCGTCAAGTTCGTCACGATGAATGAGATCGCCGACGATTTCGCCGCCCGCTTTCCGCGCAAGAAATAG
- a CDS encoding ABC transporter ATP-binding protein, with protein sequence MIYDLELIDVGKVYDNGTPAVIDFNLSIRKGEFIAFLGPSGCGKTTTLRIIAGFESISSGDMMIKGERMNDVRPQKRPTSMIFQNYALFPHMTVRRNVGYGLEVKGMAKAERDARVDRILATLGLEDIAERKPDKLSGGQRQRIALARGLVVEPDVLLLDEPLGALDANLRKAIQNELKLLQKKLGVTFVFVTHAQSEALALSDRIVVMNQGRVEQISPPHQLYTRPDTPFVAQFIGRNTIFEGEVAGTQADNTFVSTAFGTLSGCANGGLSSKVNIVIPSEAIEVHAAGGSARENLARAFSGNVVGACVERFDVVGHISQIGISLPDGRGLALEAHIDKYRPGAFPLGAEVMLTWDPADATVIPAH encoded by the coding sequence ATGATATATGATTTGGAACTCATCGATGTCGGCAAGGTCTATGACAATGGCACGCCCGCCGTCATCGACTTCAATCTGTCGATCAGGAAGGGCGAATTCATCGCCTTTCTCGGTCCCTCGGGCTGCGGCAAGACCACGACGCTTCGCATCATCGCCGGCTTTGAAAGCATTTCCTCCGGCGACATGATGATCAAGGGCGAGCGCATGAATGATGTCAGGCCGCAGAAGCGGCCGACATCGATGATCTTCCAGAATTATGCTCTGTTCCCACATATGACCGTCCGGCGGAATGTCGGATATGGTCTTGAGGTCAAGGGCATGGCGAAAGCCGAGCGGGATGCGCGGGTCGATCGTATTCTCGCAACTCTTGGGCTGGAGGATATTGCCGAGCGGAAGCCTGACAAGCTTTCCGGCGGCCAGCGTCAACGTATTGCGCTTGCCCGCGGCCTCGTGGTCGAGCCGGATGTGCTGCTTCTCGACGAGCCGCTGGGTGCTTTGGATGCCAATCTGCGCAAGGCGATCCAGAATGAGCTGAAGCTGCTGCAGAAGAAGCTCGGCGTGACCTTCGTCTTCGTCACACATGCCCAGTCGGAAGCGCTGGCGCTATCCGACCGCATCGTCGTCATGAACCAGGGCAGGGTGGAGCAGATCAGCCCGCCGCATCAGCTTTATACACGTCCCGATACACCGTTCGTGGCACAGTTCATCGGCCGCAACACCATCTTCGAAGGCGAGGTTGCCGGCACGCAGGCCGACAACACATTCGTGTCGACCGCGTTTGGCACCCTGTCGGGCTGCGCCAATGGCGGCCTCTCCAGCAAGGTCAACATCGTCATCCCCTCGGAGGCGATCGAGGTTCATGCGGCGGGCGGCTCGGCACGTGAAAATCTCGCCCGGGCGTTCAGCGGCAATGTGGTCGGAGCATGCGTCGAGCGTTTCGACGTGGTCGGCCATATCTCGCAGATCGGCATCAGCTTGCCCGACGGCCGAGGCCTGGCGCTGGAAGCGCATATCGACAAATACCGGCCCGGCGCCTTTCCCCTAGGCGCCGAGGTCATGCTTACCTGGGATCCGGCCGACGCGACCGTCATCCCGGCTCACTGA